The sequence AAGATCCGCGAACTCATGGCCGAGCGCCGTGTGATCTACAACCAGGTGACCGAGCTGACCAACCGGATCAAGCAGCAGCAACGCGACTCCTGAATCCACACCGCGTCCGGCACTCTATACCTTATTAACAGGGCCATGTGGATAAGCCTGTGGATACTTAAGGGGACAAGCGCGGTTAATGGGCTTAAAACCCTTAAGCCGTCTGTGGATCGTCAAAAATGGCCGTTTGCGTTGTCCCCATCCACACCCTGTTTAAAACCCACTTAACGCACAGTCGGTGAACAGGGCTTAAGCGCGGAACCATGCGGCAGGACCGGGTTATCCACAGTTTCCACAGCAGTTATTAACACTACTAATCCCAAAAAATTGAAATCCCTCAAACAACAAGAACCTTCCGCTGGTCCGCCGAGGGGGCCTGCCGGCCCCTGAAGGGCCGGTCCGGTCTTGCGGGGGATGGGTTAATCCCCGATCTTCCGGCTAAGCTGTCAGCAGCGCTCCCATCCCTGGGTTTTCGTGTGGTTTCTGTCTCCGCGGACCATGCACCAGCCGGGTGGCGCCCAACTTCTTCCGGAGTTTCCTGCGAGATTCCCGGGTTTACATGGCAGCAGCAATGAAAGGCGGCACCCTTCCGTGAAGTTCAGAGTCGATCGGGACGTCCTGGCAGAAGCCGTCACCTGGACAGCCCGGTCGTTGTCTCCGCGGCCTCCTGTGCCTGTCCTGTCCGGCCTCCTGCTGAAGGCTGAAGCCGGAACCGTCAGCCTTTCCAGCTTTGACTACGAAACCTCGGCGCGCCTTGAGATCACAGCCGACATCAGGGATGAAGGCACCATCCTGGTATCCGGACGCCTCCTGGCTGATATCTGCCGCAGCCTGCCGTCGGCCCCGGTGGACGTGGAGACCGACGGCAACAAAGTCACCCTCACCTGCCGCCGGAGCAGCTTTCACCTGGCCACCATGCCGGAAGCTGAATACCCGCCACTTCCGTCCCTGCCGGCCATCAGCGGAACCGTCCCGGGTGATGCCTTTGCCCAGGCTGTCTCCCAGGTGATCATCGCGGCGAGCAAGGACGACACCCTCCCCATCCTCACCGGCGTACGGATGGAGATCGAAGACGACCTGATCACGCTCCTGGCCACCGACCGCTACCGGCTCGCAATGCGCGAAGTACCGTGGAAGCCCGTTACTCCCGGGATCTCCACCAGCGCCCTGGTCAAGGCCAAAACCCTCAACGAAGTAGCCAAAACGCTTGGTAACAGCGGCGACATCAACCTCGCCCTGTCCGACGACGACAGCCGCCTGATCGGTTTCGAGAGCGGCGGCCGAACCACCACTTCATTGCTGGTGGATGGCGACTACCCCAAGATCCGGTCGCTGTTCCCTGAGTCCACCCCGATCCACGCCACGGTGCAGACCCAGGAACTCGTTGAGGCCGTCCGCCGTGTATCCCTGGTGGCCGAGCGCAACACCCCGGTCCGCCTTGCCTTCACCGACGGCCTGCTGAACCTTGATGCCGGGACGGGAGAAGACGCCCAGGCATCGGAAGAGCTGGAGGCGCAGTTGTCCGGCGAGGACATCACGGTTGCCTTCAACCCGCATTACCTGATCGAGGGGCTCAGCGTGATCGAAACCAAGTTCGTCCGGTTCTCCTTCACCACGGCGCCCAAGCCTGCCATGATCACGGCACAGGCAGACGCTGACGGCGAAGACCAGGACGACTACCGCTACCTGGTCATGCCGGTCCGGCTTCCCAACTAGTCCCCACCCATCGGCTCCCAGCCTTCCCCAGCTCAGGCCCGCCCCCACCGCCGCCACACACCAGCGCAGAAATGAGATCCACCATGCATATTGGATTGATAGGCCTCGGCAAAATGGGATTCAACATGCGTGAGCGCCTGCGCAAGGGAGGCGTGGAAGTCACCGGTTACGACCGCAACCCGGACGTAACCGATGCCGCCAGCGTCGAGGAGCTGATCGCCACCGTTCCGGCGCCAAGGATCATCTGGGTGATGGTGCCTTCGGGGCCCATCACGGACGCCGTTATCACCGAGCTCAGTGAAAAGCTGGAACCGGGCGACCTGGTTATCGACGGAGGTAACTCCAGGTTCACCGAGGACCAAAAGCATGGCGAGCTCCTTGCCGCCAAAGACATTCGTTTCGCTGACTGCGGTGTCTCGGGCGGAGTCTGGGGCTTGCAGAACGGGTACGGACTGATGGCCGGCGGGGACGCCGCAGACATCGAACGTGCCCTGCCGGTCTTCGACGCATTGCGCCCCGAAGGTGAGCGGGCGGACAGCTTTGTCCACGTCGGCGGCATTGGTGCCGGCCATTACGCCAAGATGGTCCACAACGGGATCGAGTACGGCCTGATGCAGGCGTACGCCGAAGGCTACGAACTGCTTGCAGCCAAGGACATCGTCACCGACCTTCCCGGCACGTTCCGGGCATGGCAAAAAGGCACCGTCGTCCGGTCATGGCTCCTGGACCTCATGGTCAAGGCACTTGACGAGGACCCCGGCCTGGCCTCGATTGACGACTACGTGGAAGACTCCGGTGAAGGCCGTTGGACCGTTGAGGAAGCCATCGCCAACGCAGTTCCCGCTCCGGCTATTACAGCCGCATTGTTCGCCCGGTTTGCCTCCCGGGAGGACACCTCGCCAGCCATGAAGATGGTTTCCGCGCTGCGCCACCAGTTCGGTGGCCACGCTACCCGTCCCGCCAAGTAGCACCCACCGGGAACCATCAGAGTTCCCAGAATTGCCGAAAACCGCGTGTATCTGGAACACCTTTCACTGACCGACTTCCGCAGTTACGCCCAGGTGGATCTCGCCCTGGAACCCGGCGTCACCGTGCTGGTGGGATACAACGGCATTGGCAAGACCAACCTGATGGAGGCCATCGGCTACCTGGCCACGCTCAGTTCGCACCGGGTCAGTTCCGATGCGCCCCTGCTGAGGTTCGGCACGGAACGCGCGCTGGTCCGCGCGCGCCTGGTCCGCGGCACGCAGACGACGGTCCTTGAACTGGAAATCAACGGCAGCCGGGCGAACCGCGGGCGTATCAACCGCAGTAATCCGGTGCGTGCCCGTGACCTGGTGGGCATCTGCCAGACGGTACTCTTCGCTCCGGAAGATTTAGCGTTGGTCAAGGGAGATCCGTCCAACCGCCGCCGCTTCCTGGACGAGCTGCTGGCGAGCCTCATCCCGCACCACGCGGCCACCCGCAGTGACTACGACCGGGTGCTGAAGCAGCGCAACGCCCTGCTCAAGTCCGCGCGGGCCGGAAGGTTCACCTCCGCGCATGAATCCACGCTCGAGGTGTGGGACCAGCACATGGCCAGGGCCGGAGCGGAATTGCTGCACGCGCGGCTGGAGCTGGTGGAAAGGCTGCGCCCACACCTCGCCCGTGCCTACGCCGAACTTACGGATGCGTCCAAGCCGGCGGACGCCACCTACCGGTCAACGCTGCAGAACCAGATGGACGACGACGGCGTTCCTGCCGGAAGTTCCCCGCGCGCCAAGCCGGGAGGTTCTTCAGACGGCCCCGACGATCTCCGCCTTCTCTCCGTGGACCAACTCACGGAACGCTACATCCAGGCATTCGCGGAATCCCGCAAGAAGGAACTGGAACGCGGCATCTCCCTGGTCGGCCCGCACCGTGACGATTTGGAACTGATGCTCGGGCAAGCCCCCGCCAAGGGGTATGCCTCGCATGGTGAAACCTGGTCCATGTGCCTGTCCCTGCGCCTGGCCTCGTACTACGTCATGCTGGACGATGCCCGCACGGGCGGTTCCGCTCCCATCCTCATCCTTGACGACGTCTTTGCCGAACTCGACGTCCAGCGCAGGCGTAAACTGGCCGCAATAGTCTCCGGCGCGGAACAGGTCCTGGTGACCGCCGCCGTCGACGCCGATATTCCGGGAGAGCTGTCCGGACGGCGGGTGAAGGTAGTCCCGGGAGGTATCGATGAACAGTGAGCAGGGCGGCGGGCTGCAGCCCGGCCGGGAGCCTGACGACATCGATGCCCCGCAGGCTGCACTGAACCGGATGCGTGAAGCCGCGGCCGCACGCGGTGAAGTCCGCCGGAAAGTGGCGCGGCCTGGCGCACCGAAAACCAAGGGCAGTATCCGGGACACCCGCGGCTTCAGCCAGTTCCACGCCACCGGGCGGGATCCCCTGGGCCTGGGAAAGGTGGTTGGCCGGCTGGTGGCGGAGCGCGGCTGGACGTCACCTGTGGCCGTTGGTTCGGTCATGGCAGAGTGGGCAACCCTGGTGGGACCGGAAATCTCCTCCCACTGCACTCCGGAGAGTTTTACCGACACCACCCTCCACGTGCGGTGTGATTCCACGGCGTGGGCCACCCAGCTTCGGCTCCTCAGCACCAGCCTGCTTGATAAGTTCCGCCGGGAACTGGGCGAAGGGGTGGTTACCAAAATCCAGGTCCTCGGACCGTCGGCACCAAGCTGGCGTAAGGGTGGACGCAGTGTCCAGGGCCGTGGTCCGCGGGACACTTACGGATAACCGGGGCGGCAACTCTTGAAACTGCGCGCAAGGGCGTGTAGGGCGCTGTAAGGACCATTGCGTGTATAGGCACCCGGAGGGCGTACCGCTGGGCCGCCCTAGGCGCGGCCAAGAGCCTCGCACAGCCATGTTCACCTGGGCTGAAGGCCCTGGAATGCGGGGATATGAGCCGGTTCACGGTAGAATTGGTGCAGATAACTGGGCGCGGATGAAACGTTGACTTCAGTCCGTTCTCCGCGCGCTCTCCGCGTCCGGGGAACGGAGCACCACTGTCAGCAGGTCACCGGCGCCATAGGTTTGTGCCTGTTGGCGGGTGGCTTTCCCTGGGAGAGGCACCGGCCGGCCATCATCGAGAACAGAGGAGTCGCAGCGCCTGTGGCTAACGACAATACAGATATTCTGGCAGCAGATACAGCAGTCGAGGATGGCCGCACCCCTGACACCCCGGCTGCGGCCACAACGCCGAGGGAATACGGCGCCAGCGACATCACTGTCCTCGAGGGCCTCGAAGCTGTCCGCAAACGTCCGGGCATGTACATCGGATCCACCGGACCCCGTGGCCTCCATCACCTGGTGTACGAGGTGGTGGACAACTCCGTGGACGAGGCACTGGCCGGATACTGCAGCCACATCGAGATCGTCCTGCAGGCCGACGGCGGCGTCAAGGTAGTCGATGACGGCCGCGGTATCCCGGTGGATATGCACCCCACGGAACACAAGCCCACCGTCGAGGTGGTCATGACCATCCTGCACGCCGGCGGAAAATTTGGTGGGGGTGGATACGCTGTCTCCGGCGGCCTGCACGGCGTGGGCATCTCTGTGGTCAACGCCCTGTCCAGCCGCGTGGATACCGAAGTGCGCCGCCAGGGACACGTATGGCGGATGTCCTTTGCCGATGGTGGCAAGCCGCAGGGCAGCCTGGTCATGGGCGAAGAGACGGACGCTACCGGAACCACCCAGACGTTCTACCCGGATCCGGAGATCTTCGAGACCACCGAGTTCGATTTCGAGACGCTGCGCGCCCGCTTCCAGCAGATGGCTTTCCTGAACAAGGGCCTGCGTATCACCCTCACGGATGAGCGCGCGCCGGCCGGGGACGATGCCGACGGCGACCTGGACCTTGACGACCTCAGCACCGAGGGCGAAGTCAGCGCAGAACACCGCACCGTGGTGTACCAGTACGACGAAGGCCTCCTGGACTACGTCCGGCACCTGAATTCGGGCAAGAAGGTGGAAGTGGTCCATGAGGACGTCATCGCCTTCGAAACCGAGGACAAGGACCGCAAGATCGCCCTGGAAATGGCCATGCAGTGGACCAGCGCCTATTCCGAAAGCGTCCACACCTACGCCAACACCATCAACACCCATGAGGGTGGCACGCACGAAGAAGGCTTCCGCGCTGCCATGACCTCCCTGGTCAACCGCTATGCCCGGGAAAAAGGCATTATCAAGGAAAAGGACGACAACCTCACGGGCGACGACATCCGTGAAGGCCTCACTGCCGTCATTTCAGTCAAGTTGGCTGAACCGCAGTTCGAGGGCCAGACCAAGACCAAGCTCGGCAACTCAGAGGTCAAAGGCTTCGTCCAGCGCGTGGTCACCGACGGCCTGGGCGACTGGCTCGAGCGCAACCCCGGCCCCGCCCGTGACGTGATCCGCAAGGCGATCTCCGCCGCGCAGGCCAGGATGGCGGCGCGCAAGGCCCGCGACAACGCACGGCGCAAGAGCCCCCTGGAGTCTTTTGGCATGCCCGGCAAGCTGTCGGACTGCTCCTCCAAAGACCCGGAAAAGTGCGAGGTCTACATCGTGGAGGGTGACTCGGCCGGTGGTTCCGCCAAGCGCGGCCGCAACCCCGAGACCCAGGCCATCCTTCCGCTGCGCGGCAAGATCCTGAACGTGGAGCGTGCCCGCCTGGACAAGGCCCTGGGCAACGCCGAAGTCCAGTCCATGATCACCGCATTCGGCACCGGCATCGGTGAGGACTTCGACCTCGCCAAGCTGCGCTACCACAAGATTGTGCTCATGGCAGATGCCGACGTGGACGGCCAGCACATCACCACGCTGCTGATGACCCTGCTTTTCCGGTACATGCGGCCCCTCATCGAGAACGGCTACGTGTACCTGGCCCAGCCGCCGCTGTACCGGATCAAGTGGTCCAATGCCCCGCACGACTACGTGTACAGCGACCGGGAACGCGACGCCAAACTCGTGGCAGGACAGGCAGCCGGACGCCGTATTCCCAAGGACAACGGCATCCAGCGCTACAAGGGCCTCGGCGAGATGGACTACACCGAACTGTGGGACACCACCATGGACCCCGACCACCGCACCCTGCTGCAGGTAACCATGGACGACGCCCTGGCCGCCGACCAAATCTTCTCCGTCCTCATGGGTGAAGACGTGGAATCCCGACGCAACTTCATCCAGCAGAACGCCAAGGACGTCAGGTTCCTGGACATCTAAGGACTCGCTCCAAAGTATTCGGAACCAGACATATACCTGAAACGGAAAATAACTAATGAGCGACGAAATCCCCGAGAACTCCGCCCCTGAGGGCGGAACTCCGGACACCGTTCTTGAAGGCGACGTGCTGATCGACCGGGTGGAACAAGTGGACCTGCAGACGGAAATGCAGCGTTCCTACCTCGACTACGCCATGGCCGTCATTGTGGGCCGCGCCCTCCCCGACGTCCGTGACGGCCTCAAGCCTGTGCACCGGCGTGTGCTGTACGCGATGTTCGACGGCGGCTACCGTCCCGACCGGTCCTTCAACAAGTGTGCCCGCGTGGTGGGCGAGGTCATGGGCCAGTACCACCCCCACGGTGACACCGCGATCTACGATGCCCTGGTACGCCTCATCCAGGACTGGACCATGCGCTACCCGCTGGCGCTGGGGCAGGGTAACTTCGGCTCGCCCGGCAACGACGGTGCCGCCGCACCGCGATACACCGAAACCAAAATGGCACCGCTTGCCATGGAAATGGTCCGGGACATCGACGAGGAAACCGTCGATTTCCAGGACAACTACGACGGCAAGAACCAGGAACCCACCATCCTGCCGGCCAGGTTCCCCAACCTGCTGGTGAACGGTTCCTCCGGTATCGCCGTGGGCATGGCCACCAACATCCCGCCGCATAACCTCCGGGAAGTAGCCGACGGAGTGCAGTGGTACCTCTCCAACCCCGGTGCCACGCGCGAGGAACTCCTCGAGGAATTGCTCGTACGGGTCAAGGGCCCGGACTTCCCCACGGGAGCCACCATCCTTGGCCACAAGGGCATCGAAGACGCCTACCGCACCGGCCGTGGATCGGTCACCATGCGCGCGGTGGTTGCCGTGGAGGAACTGCAGGGCCGGACCTGCCTGGTGGTCACCGAGCTTCCGTACCAGGCCAACCCTGACAACCTGGCCATCAAGATCGCCGAACTGGTCAAGGACGGCAAGATCCAGGGCATCGCCGACCTCCGCGATGAAACATCCGGACGCACGGGCCAGCGCCTGGTGATCGTGCTGAAGCGCGACGCCGTGCCCAAGGTGGTGCTGAACAACCTCTACAAGCACACCGAACTGCAGAGCAACTTCTCCGCCAACATGCTGGCCATCGTGGACGGGGTGCCGCGGACCCTGAGCCTGGACGCGTTCATCCGCCACTGGGTAACGCACCAGATGGACGTCATCGCCCGCCGCACCCGGTACCGGCTGCGCAAGGCGGAGGAAGAAGCCCACATCCTGCGCGCCCTCCTCAAGGCACTGGACATGCTCGATGAGGTCATCGCCCTCATCCGCGCCTCCAGCACCACCGAGGCCGCCCGGGACGGACTGATGGAGCTGCTGGACATCGATGAGCTGCAGGCGCGGGCCATCCTGGACATGCAGCTGCGCCGCCTCGCCGCCCTGGAACGCCAGCGCATCCAGGAAAAGCACGCAGAACTTGAAGCCCTGATCACCGAATACAAGGAAATCCTGGGTTCGGAGCAGCGCCAGCGCGAGATCATCAGCACCGAACTCGGCGAGATCGTGGACAAGCATGGCGATGACCGCCGTACCAGGATCCTCATGGGCTACGACGGCGACATGTCCATGGAGGACCTGATCCCCGAAGAGGAGATGGTGGTAACCATCACCCGCGGCGGCTACGTCAAGCGCACCCGCAGCGACAATTACCGGTCGCAGCAGCGCGGCGGCAAGGGCATCAAGGGCGCCCAGCTGCGTGGAGACGACGTGGTGGAGCACTTCTTCGTCACCACCACCCACCACTGGCTGCTGTTCTTCACCAACCTGGGCAGGGTCTACCGCGCCAAGGCCTACGAGCTGATGGAAGCGGGCAGGGACGCCAAGGGCCAGCACGTGGCCAACCTGATGGCCTTCCAGCCTGATGAACACATCGCCCAGGTGCTGGATCTCAAGGACTACCAGCAGGCCCCGTACCTGGTCCTCGCCACCAAGAGGGGCCTGGTGAAAAAGACCAGGCTGGAAGACTACGACACCAACCGTTCGGCCGGCGTGATCGCCATCAACCTGCGGGACGGTGACGAACTGGTCTCCGCGCAGCTGGTGTCCGAGACCGATGACCTCTTCCTGGTCTCCCGCAAGGGCCAGTCAATCCGCTTCACCGCCACCGATGACGCCCTGCGCCCCATGGGCCGCGCCACATCCGGCGTTACCGGCATGAAATTCCGCGAGGATGATGAACTGCTTGCTGCAGACGTGGTCACCGACGGTTCATTCGTGTTTATCGTGACCGAAGGCGGCTACGCCAAGCGGACGGCCGTCGAGGAGTACCGGCTGCAGGGCCGCGGCGGCCTGGGCATTAAGGTAGGAAAGTACCAGGAAGAGCGCGGCCACCTGGTGGGCGCACTTATCGTGCAGGAAGAAGACGAAGTCCTGGTGGTCATGGAGGGCGGCAAGGTTGTCCGTTCCTCGGTTGCCGGTGTTCCCGCAAAGGGCCGGGACACCATGGGCGTCATCTTCGCCAAACCGGACAAGAACGACCGGATCATCGAGGTGGCACGCAACAGCGAACGCGGTCTTGAGGACGAGGAATCCGCCGGCGATGACGTAACGTTGGCTGAAGATGGCGGAACCGCTGGGGAATCCGCCGCGCCAGCAATGGCAGAAGAATCACCGGCCGTTGAGTCAGAGGACGCCTCGGGCGACGCTGAGCCGAACGAAGACAACACGGAGGTAACGAGTGAGTAATTCCGACTCATTTCCCAAGCCGAACAGTACTGTTCCCGACGGGAACCGGCCTTCCGCGGCACCCCGCGTGAACGCCCCCGTTCGTCCGCAACAGCGCCCCTCGGCGCCCGCCGGCGCGCCAGGCCAGCGGCCTGCCGTCCCGGGCCAGCGTCCCCAGCAGGGAGACCGCCCCGCACAGCCGGGCCAACGCCCCTTCCAGGGCCAGCCCGGCCAGCGCCCGGCACAAACAGGCCAGCGCCCTGCGCAGGGAGCCTCCGGCCAGGGAACACCTGGCCTGGTGAAGCCCGCTCCGAAGGCAAAGGTCCGCCGGGCCAGGCTGCTGATCAGCAAAGTGGACCCGTGGTCCGTGCTGAAAATGGCGTTCCTGCTGTCCGTGGCACTGGGCATCGTCACCGTGGTGGCCGCCATCGTCCTGTGGACCGTCCTGGACCTGACCGGGATCTTTGACCAGGTGGACAGCCTCCTCGGCACCCTGGCGGGCGCTGAAAGCGGCGGCTTCGAACTGAAGAAGGTTGCTTCGCTGGGCCAGGTGGCATCATTCGCCACCATCATTGCCGTGGTCAACGTCGTCCTGCTGACGGCGCTCTCCATGCTTTCCGCTGTCCTGTACAACATTTCCGCCACCCTGGTGGGCGGCATCGGCGTGACCCTCACCGACGATTAGGACACCATTCCACCGGCTCCACGCCGGTGGAATGGCCCGATTTGAGATCGGGCCGGGGTGTGCTGTAAAGTCATGTCTCGGCCCGATGAGGGATTGAGGGCGTATAGCTCAGGCGGTTAGAGCGCTTCGCTGATAACGAAGAGGTCCCAGGTTCAAGTCCTGGTACGCCCACGGAACCTGTGCAGGTTTCAAACGGAGGTATGGTGCGGATCCGTCCGGTACCTTGCCGGATTGGGGAGCATGTGAAGAAGTTGCTTGTACTGGCAGCCGCAATCGCAGGCTTCCTGGTTTACCGGAAAGCACAGGAATCCGAAGCCCGGAAAACGGTCTGGAGCAAGTCAACCGACACGGTGGACTAGCCCGGCCGCCCACCCCGGGAGCCGGTCAGAGGCTCCCTGGTTCTAGGGTATGATTGACGGGTTGCTTCTTATGGGGGCATGGCGCAATTGGTAGCGCACCTGCTTTGCAAGCAGGGGGTTCGGGGTTCGAGTCCCCGTGCCTCCACCATAGGAAAGTCCCGGTCAGCGGAAACGCCGGCCGGGACTTTTTGCTTTCCATCTGCGCAAGGAACCAGCACCAGGGGGCTGCATTGAACTTCTTATTCGCGGCCCTGGGGGTCCTGGGCGTTGCATCCTCCGGACCGCTGATAGCCGCCACGCTTGGTGCCACCAGCGTCAGCGCGCTTGCCATCGCCTTCTGGCGCAATGCCATCGGTGCCGTTGTCATGGCAACTCCCACCCTTGTCCGGGAACCCGGCCAGTTCCGCAGGATCAGCGGCCGGGAGTTCCGCTGGTCCATGCTGGCCGCCATTGCGCTTGCCTTGCACTTCGCCTGCTTCATCACCTCCCTTCAGCTCACGTCCGTAGCAGCTGCCACAGCCCTCGTGTGCCTGCAGTCAGCCTGGATTGCCGTCTTCCAGCTCTTCCGGGGCATCCGCCACCGGTGGCAGGTCCTGGCAGGGCTGGGGATTGCTTTTGGCGGAGTCCTTGCCATCACCGGGTTTGATATGGGCTCCTCTCCGCAGGCCGTTACGGGGGACCTGTTGGCCATGGCCGGTGGAGCGCTGGCCGGCCTATATACGCTCGCCGGCGGTAAGGCCCGGCAAAGTATGACCACCGGGACCTATACAACGCTCTGCTACGGGATGTGCGCCGTCCTCGTGGCAGTAATGGCGCTGCTCTGGGGGCAACCCCTGGCCGGGTTCGAGCCGGCCGGGTGGCTCGGCATCGCGGCCATCACCGTCTGTGCCCAGTTGGTGGGCCATACGGCCTTCAACCACCTGCTGGCCACCATGAGTCCCCTCATTGTCTCCATGATCATCCTGCTGGAAATCCCCGGCGCAGCGCTGCTGGCCGCCGTCTTCCTGCACGAGACCCTGCCGGCGGGCACCTACGCCGGGCTGGGCCTCATCCTGGCGGGACTCGCCGTCGTGGTGCTGGGCCAAAGGAGTGGCCGGGGCCGAGGGAACGCCACGCGCAGGGGCCGCAGAACCGATCCCCAGGAGGAACCGCCGTCGGAATACCTCGCCGGGCTGGGGACCGACTAGGCGCTACTGGCCGCCGCGCCGGACCGGCTGGGCCGTATTGACGGTGTGGATGGCCCTGAGGAGCTTGGCCGGGAAATACACCGAGAAGAACACCACCATGGGGGCCTTCAGCGCCATCTTCCTGACGTTGTGCGCCTTGTAGGTCCGGTCGAACCGGGTGACGTAGTAGCGGTAATCCCGGGGTGAATCCTCAAGCCTCCGGGCAGACATTCCGGACACCATCTGCGGCCAATAACGGACAGGCAGCTCGTGGTCGGCCAGGTGCAGGGACAAATCGATGTCCTCGTGCATCTCATCCTTCTCGTCCCGGCAGGTTTCGGAACGGATGATCTCCCAGGCGCCGGCCCGCAGGGCCATGTTGGAGCCGAACAGGAAATGGTACTGGTGCTTGGCCAGCTTAAGCATGAGCTGGCGCATTTTGTCATCCGCCTTGAGTCCAAAGCGGCGCATTGGCATGTCGTAGTAGACCACGGGGCCGGTTGCGGCCTGGACCGACTGGTCCGCGAAGGCCTTCTGCACCTGCTCAACCCAGTCGGGTTCCACAATGGAGTCGGCGTCGATCCGGCCCAGGATGTCACCGGTGGCACTGTCCAGCCCGAAGTTCCTGGTGGGGATGAGTCCCTGCTCGCGGTCCTGGCTCAGGAGGATGATGGGGCTTTCCGGATACTCGAGCTGCATCTGGCGGACAATGTCAGCGGTCCGGTCCTTCGAAAGGTTGTCCACCACGATGATCTCGTGGGCGGGAACAGACTGGTAGATGGCAGCTATCAGGCACTGCCTGATCACGTTCTCCTCGTTGTACGCCGGGATGACGATTGACACGCGGAGCTGTACGGCTGCGTCGTTCACGGCATCCCCAGAGGATCGATTGGCTGACATCACTTCAAATCTAGCATCCGGGATAGATGCCCCCGCGGACGGGAAAGGTCACAAAAGGGGGCCCCGCCGTGGAACGGAGCCCCCTTGTGTGTATGGCGGAAATCAGGCCTGGCTGTTGCCCTTGCCCTCATCGGCGACCGTCTTGGCGCCGCCTTCGGTGTCATCGGCAACATGCTTGGCCTTGTCGGCGGCATCCTCTGACTTATCAGCCACAGTCTCAGCTGCGTCACCGGCCTTGTCCGCTGCAGCACCGGCTGCGGCTTCGGACGTGCCCTTGCCGGCGGTGCCGGCAGTGGTTGCCTTGACGTCGCTGACGGTGGTGGCCGGGACGGGTGCCGGGGTCGGGGTGACCGGCGACGGAGTCTTCCAGGGGTCCTCGACCGGCTTGGATGCCTTCCACGCGGCGACGCCGGCTGCGACGGCAGCAGCCACCACGCCGAAGACGAGCCAGCCGCGCTTCTTCGGCTTCTCCGGCTGGGCAAGCTTCACGTCCACTGCGC comes from Pseudarthrobacter sp. NIBRBAC000502770 and encodes:
- the gnd gene encoding phosphogluconate dehydrogenase (NAD(+)-dependent, decarboxylating); amino-acid sequence: MHIGLIGLGKMGFNMRERLRKGGVEVTGYDRNPDVTDAASVEELIATVPAPRIIWVMVPSGPITDAVITELSEKLEPGDLVIDGGNSRFTEDQKHGELLAAKDIRFADCGVSGGVWGLQNGYGLMAGGDAADIERALPVFDALRPEGERADSFVHVGGIGAGHYAKMVHNGIEYGLMQAYAEGYELLAAKDIVTDLPGTFRAWQKGTVVRSWLLDLMVKALDEDPGLASIDDYVEDSGEGRWTVEEAIANAVPAPAITAALFARFASREDTSPAMKMVSALRHQFGGHATRPAK
- the gyrB gene encoding DNA topoisomerase (ATP-hydrolyzing) subunit B produces the protein MANDNTDILAADTAVEDGRTPDTPAAATTPREYGASDITVLEGLEAVRKRPGMYIGSTGPRGLHHLVYEVVDNSVDEALAGYCSHIEIVLQADGGVKVVDDGRGIPVDMHPTEHKPTVEVVMTILHAGGKFGGGGYAVSGGLHGVGISVVNALSSRVDTEVRRQGHVWRMSFADGGKPQGSLVMGEETDATGTTQTFYPDPEIFETTEFDFETLRARFQQMAFLNKGLRITLTDERAPAGDDADGDLDLDDLSTEGEVSAEHRTVVYQYDEGLLDYVRHLNSGKKVEVVHEDVIAFETEDKDRKIALEMAMQWTSAYSESVHTYANTINTHEGGTHEEGFRAAMTSLVNRYAREKGIIKEKDDNLTGDDIREGLTAVISVKLAEPQFEGQTKTKLGNSEVKGFVQRVVTDGLGDWLERNPGPARDVIRKAISAAQARMAARKARDNARRKSPLESFGMPGKLSDCSSKDPEKCEVYIVEGDSAGGSAKRGRNPETQAILPLRGKILNVERARLDKALGNAEVQSMITAFGTGIGEDFDLAKLRYHKIVLMADADVDGQHITTLLMTLLFRYMRPLIENGYVYLAQPPLYRIKWSNAPHDYVYSDRERDAKLVAGQAAGRRIPKDNGIQRYKGLGEMDYTELWDTTMDPDHRTLLQVTMDDALAADQIFSVLMGEDVESRRNFIQQNAKDVRFLDI
- the dnaN gene encoding DNA polymerase III subunit beta — translated: MKFRVDRDVLAEAVTWTARSLSPRPPVPVLSGLLLKAEAGTVSLSSFDYETSARLEITADIRDEGTILVSGRLLADICRSLPSAPVDVETDGNKVTLTCRRSSFHLATMPEAEYPPLPSLPAISGTVPGDAFAQAVSQVIIAASKDDTLPILTGVRMEIEDDLITLLATDRYRLAMREVPWKPVTPGISTSALVKAKTLNEVAKTLGNSGDINLALSDDDSRLIGFESGGRTTTSLLVDGDYPKIRSLFPESTPIHATVQTQELVEAVRRVSLVAERNTPVRLAFTDGLLNLDAGTGEDAQASEELEAQLSGEDITVAFNPHYLIEGLSVIETKFVRFSFTTAPKPAMITAQADADGEDQDDYRYLVMPVRLPN
- the recF gene encoding DNA replication/repair protein RecF, whose translation is MYLEHLSLTDFRSYAQVDLALEPGVTVLVGYNGIGKTNLMEAIGYLATLSSHRVSSDAPLLRFGTERALVRARLVRGTQTTVLELEINGSRANRGRINRSNPVRARDLVGICQTVLFAPEDLALVKGDPSNRRRFLDELLASLIPHHAATRSDYDRVLKQRNALLKSARAGRFTSAHESTLEVWDQHMARAGAELLHARLELVERLRPHLARAYAELTDASKPADATYRSTLQNQMDDDGVPAGSSPRAKPGGSSDGPDDLRLLSVDQLTERYIQAFAESRKKELERGISLVGPHRDDLELMLGQAPAKGYASHGETWSMCLSLRLASYYVMLDDARTGGSAPILILDDVFAELDVQRRRKLAAIVSGAEQVLVTAAVDADIPGELSGRRVKVVPGGIDEQ
- a CDS encoding DUF721 domain-containing protein, which gives rise to MNSEQGGGLQPGREPDDIDAPQAALNRMREAAAARGEVRRKVARPGAPKTKGSIRDTRGFSQFHATGRDPLGLGKVVGRLVAERGWTSPVAVGSVMAEWATLVGPEISSHCTPESFTDTTLHVRCDSTAWATQLRLLSTSLLDKFRRELGEGVVTKIQVLGPSAPSWRKGGRSVQGRGPRDTYG